Sequence from the Esox lucius isolate fEsoLuc1 chromosome 6, fEsoLuc1.pri, whole genome shotgun sequence genome:
GGCGTGTTAACCTATTCTGttatctgtattttattaatgttttttattgtttcaaaacattgttgaaaaataaatacatttgccgaaaagggtattgacattattgtatataaaaatatccgtagctttttgcgtgtacactaaatctgcagtagtctgatgttttgctccacaaccaacattgtcaaaacgttgcagaaaacTGGGGTCACTTGTTATAGTCCCTTTTTTGCATTTctttgtcaattaaaataacataaaatcgAAATTTtccacatgtacattcaaaaccctatATTTTCTGTCCCAGGTGGGgcggtggtggggggtgggctaagccccaaatgtattgtgattctAGCAACGCCTCTGAATGGCTACATCATTAAATAGTATCCGCAAAATACCAGTTTAAACGTCAAAGAATTGAAGGTGACACCGGGAtgctggacaatgacccaaagcacagctccaaactatgcaagaactatttagggaagaagctgGTTTCAGCCACAGTTACTCAGCCACAGTTACTCAatgtgtcccccagggctcagtacttgttcccctactcttcatcatctacatccttcccCTTGGTCAAATCCTCAGTCACTTTTTTCCattgctatgctgatgacacacaaatatatctagccaccaaatctctcaccaacccacctctgacccatattgaATCCTGCCTGACAGGGCTCAACCTAACAATGGCCCGCTGGCCCcgggccagtaagacctaacatCGGGCCAGTAGACAAAGACAGTCACTGGACTGTTAATGTATatgtgacacaaaaaggcaattATTTTGGCCCATAGAAAATATGCTTGGCATGTGGATTTTGTCATTTACCAGTCCCCTTGGCAAAAAGTTAGTTTCGGACACTGTTGACAACCCTGCGGCTGCACCAATGAATGTCTACTGCTGCGAATGAATGAGGTGACGTGTAGCCAAAATAAAAACGAATTACGATCGCCTTGTGAAGTGGAAGAAACCATTCACGGACAACAGCCATGACATAGTCTGTTGAATACGGATAGAGAAACCATACAGTCAAATCTTCATTCTTCCATCTTCGCAACATGTTCATTTTGTGAAGTGTCTGTGGGTCCTggaaaagcactatataaacataatgcattattattgaccttttgtgggagcagcttgaccgtatggcaCATAAGAAGTgaccatcaagccaatccaacttgtgggagatGCTTCTGGAAGCATgggtgaaatctctttagattaccccaacaaattgagaattagaatgccaaaggtttacaaggctgtaattgctgtaaaCTGAGGATTATTTGACTATAGCaatgtttgaaggacacaataattatttaaattaaaaatcattatttctaacctggtcaattactatattttctatacatttttcatatttctgattcaaactcatgtatgttttcatggaaaacaagaacatttctaatagaccccaaacttttgaatggttgtgtacatatgtgtgtatatatatatttatatatgtatgtatctacagtgccctccactattATTGGTACCCCTAGTAAAGATTAGTAAAAAAGGGTTACTAATGGTGAATTAGCTTAATGTCACAATGGAAAaaatcaagaaataattatttctaacaaaaccACATTAATACTTTGTACATCCTCCCTTTGCCAAAAAAGCAGCACTGAGTCTTCTGTAACATCTAACAAGGTTAGAGAATACAGAGCTAGAAATCTGAGACAATTCCTCTTAACAGAATCTGTCCAGATCATCCAGGGTACTCTTTTATgcactctcctcttcagctcagcCCACAGTTTGGAGTTTAGGTCTGGGGACTGAGATGGCCATGGCAGAACCTTGATTTTATgttcagtgaaccatttttgcgtTGATTTGAACATGTGTTTAGGatcattgttctgctggaagatccaacgaCGATCCAGTTTTAGTTTCCAGGCAGAGGCAGCCAACATGATGGGACTTCCACATGCAGTGGGGATAAGGTTCTTTTCGGTATAGCCATCCTTCTGTTTAGGCCAAACCCACCTTGTTTGTGTGCATATGGTTATCCACAGAACAGATTAGTTCCTTTGCCGATTTATAATTGACCTTGACCAAATTCTACTACAGTGGTTTTAAAGCCTGACAGGAGGTTAAGAGTATAATGTGCCTAAAGCCCCATCTTGTGGATTGATATGTTCATTTCATTCATTCTGTTGCAGTGTTCCAAGGCTCTGTACATTCAGGGGGAAATTATAGActaacaaaattacttaaaattaagtaaaatacttaaaaaatgggaaaatatataattgtacaTTAACACTGTAGCTCAGAGAAagacatttttctttgtttatttaaattctTTATTGGGCTTATGTCTTGCTGGAAGCCCTACTTTTGGCTAGATATCATgctcctggcagaggcaaccaAGTGTTTGACCAAAATAACCTGGTATTTAATAGTTCATGATGCCTTTGACCTTACAAGGACCTTGGGACCAAAGTAGCGCCAtaaacatcaaagatccaccactATTGTACATTATGAGTTTCTTTTCTGATTTAGGCTAATTCTAATTTCAATGCAAAACTTGGTCAAACTCAAGCACTTAATCCAAATAATTAAGGCAGATTATTCATACATGAACCATGTTATTAATTCCACCCTGTTACAAACATACATGTACCTATCTGAAAATGAGAACAAGGcatggatatatatattttcagataGAGTAAGTGTCCCTAACAAGCAGAAACTATGGGCGGGATGTACTTAAATCCAGTAAAAtactactactagtactactagTACCGAAAAGGCAGAGGAGAACAAAACACTAGGGTAAAATcctacatgtaaaaaaaaaaatcaaatatgTAACTTACTAATACATAAATCATTTTTGGGTTGCTAttgtattagggaggacattgtagtgtgcattagctgTTCACTTATTAAataagtatatcacagaggtaGAGTGCCGGGTAGCAGGGGTTGGTGTACCACCTTTGATTAATTTTCAGCTAGGAAAAACCCTGTATGTAATAGACCCATTCTATTTCTACAAGTTACCACAAATTTATACATAATATTTAATACCATTGTCAAAATATGCTTTAAACACTAACCCCCGACCTAACAGCGTGGAATGAAGCAGAACAGGGTGGAACTAACACCATGAatgaagacaaaatgtaaacaattaaatatattttattaactttGAAATCTGTGAAatggtaaaagaaaaacattacatatcTAATAAGAATaactttatatttatttcattttctttttgccagaccacgtaagcggcattcaaaacaaattatgcattaggatttgtgcagcatagacaaaaacttagctggctacaaccttcagtagctacattacagtaagcctaaaataaaactgtttacggttaagtgaagtgaataacgaTGATTATCTTGTTATCAGGGCACCTGTGGgtaggatatattaggcagcacgtgaacattctgtcctcaaagttgatgtgttagaagcaggaaaaaaggGCAAACGTAACgctctgagcgactttgacaagggtcaaattgtgatgactagacgactgggtcagagcatctccaaaaatgcagcccttgtgggatgtacccggtctgcagtggtcaatacctatcagaagtggtccaaggaaggaaaagcggtgaaccggcgacagggtcatgggtggccaaggctcagtgatgcacgtggggagcgaaagctggcccgtgtggtccgatctaacagctactgtagctcaaattgctgaaaaaatgtatgctggtactgatagaaaggtgtcagaacacatagtACATCACAGTTTGCTGTATATGGGGcagcgtagctgcagaccagtcagggtgcccatgctgacccctgtctgccaaaagcgcctacaatgggcacatgagcatcagaactggaccacagggGAATGGAAATtcgtggcctggtctgatgaatcatgttgtCTTTTACCACACCAGGATGGACCTGGATGGCCGTGTGATTCACttgcctggagaacacatggcatgaggatgcactatgggaagaaagcaagccggcggaggcagtgtgatgctttgggtaatgttctgctgggatatcgtgggtcctgccattcatgtggatgttactttgacacataccacctacccaagcattgttgcagaccatgtgcaccctttcatggcaacggaattccctgatggcattggcctctttcagcagaataatgtgtcctgctacaaagcaaaaatggttcgcaacttacaggacttaagggatctgctgctaacatcttggtgccagataccaaagCACACCTTCAAAGGTCTACTGGAGTCCagtgcctcgacgggtcagggttgttttgtttcaaaagggggacctagacaatattaagcaggtcataatgttatggctgatcagtgtatattgtGACTGGTggaagtaaaagaggaggggtctccacgattctctcgtcttttcacttgatgaaaaagtaagttattgtcagttatattgatagttattgtatcaatgtcattcacaaatgaaagaaaaaacgtgcgttgttgtgccatgaaatgaaatagctttggcagtgtaaagggcatcttcagtctcactagaaattactcaattcttatgactattccaagtagtgagttagtagatactagtaagcctattactggctaataagctgttaaaacagtcggtggcaaaagtcatacatttcatagatgctatctgtggtggaggtaaacttactaagaaatgttagtcagtttaacacaatgcttaatggtgtctattgaaatattcaaacttggcgtgaagttaatgcatgacaagatctaatgttgagacgctaTAACGACACTGGGCtaagtggcgtagtggttaaaacacagtcacataggagaccctggtttgaatccagcgagggcaataacattcattccttctaatcGCGGGCTGGCCAAATTAGTCTTGCCtggttagatttttttgtaacATTTCTACCATGTGTTTGAAAAACATCATGAAATCCTTGCAAttataagaaatgttattggaTTTGACCAGCAGCACTCATTAGCAGTGCCATTCCCTGACACATGCAAGTAACAGTTATATTTGTTTGATATATTGTTGCTTGCTATTTACAttacaataattaattataaatataacattaacaataacCCTAACCTGACCCCTAACCTGACAAATTTAATTAGCGTCAAACATGTTtctaaatatgttaaatacATAAAACATCAAATATTCTGTAAATAATTCATCAATAAACATCAATAATTCATAAATAAACATCAATCTATTCTGTTTAAATATTGACAATAGTAATTAATTTACTATCTTTTACTGACAAATGTCTCACTGTTAGATGCACATTCCACCCTGTTAGGTAGATAGACCTAACATGTTGGAAAATGTTCTTCTTAATTTGCCATTAAGCGCGCAAGATTGAGCTAGCATAATGATGAACAGTTGAACATCATTCTAACCTCTATATGAAACAGATTAAATTATCTATTATTTAGCCTAACAGGGTGGAATATTTATGATCAAGACATACTGACCAACATCATTTTACCTAAAAGATATATTAAACCAAGTTGAAGTACTCACATGGCTTTGAACTGTTAGATAATTTATAACACTCCCTTAATGAGATTAAATTGTGgggtgggatttttttttttaaggagaATTACTACGAACTTACAAGGTGGAAGTGATTTTAGGATCACAAAGACAGTTATatacaacaattaaaaaatatatagtggaaaaaatatataataactaGACAGATTTTAACTAgaattataaaataatgaagaaatatgCTTAATTGTTTATATTTCACACAGAACTTGATGAATATTGTATATTTAAGGTTAAATATACCTGCCTTTATATTTATGGAGTCCCCAGTTCTCTTGAACGTGGCATAGTCGCACTGAAAAGGTTAAGGCTGTTAACTGCGGTTTCTAATCGCGTCGGTCTAACACGCCAGTCTGGTGATTTTTCAGGAGTTGTCTGAAGAGGAACCATCTTCGATGTTTCTATGTTTTACGGATCTATGACACATACACCCGCAAAGATTAAGGATACAAAAAATGCTAATGCCAGGAAAAGATGAGATTGATGCACGGGAGGATCTTGAATCTGAAACTACGTTTTAAATTCCAAAAGTCAAAGATATTGGACTTATTGGTAAGAAATTTGATATGTGTGgttgtatatgtatttttatgttttattccaATTGTCTACATTTGCAAATTGgccctttttttgtttcatttaactTTCAGTTATAACCACAGCAGTGGGCACATGGCAGTAACCTGATAGGGAAAGTGCACAGCACATGGTAGCGGTTTCAAAATTAAAGTAAGATCCGTTTGACATTTCGAAAGATTGTTTATTTAACGTGCACGTTGGGTTGTAAAgaggattgttttttttgtacaacGAAACATCGGTTGAACCAaaagatcgtgtgaaaaataaTGCTGgttattttcattataaaatacaaggtgtggacaaaataacggaaACACCTAACAATATATCAATATCAAGGACCTAATAAGGAGTAGGGCAACTCTGCTTTCAGAACAGCTACAATCCTTGGAAAACTGTCATacaagtcctgaactgtgtgtagCAGGACATTGCACCATTATTCTGCCAACTGCCAatcttgcaggttttcctactttcaaagcatgtagaggtctttcatttttattataggtacacttcaactgtgagagacggaatcaaaaagaaagaaacagaaaattactgtatgatttttaaataattaatttgcattttattgcatgacataagtatttgatcacctaccaaccagtaagaattccggctcttacagaccttttagtttttctttaagaagccctcctgttctccactcattacctgtattaactgcacctgtttgaactcgttacctgtataaaagacacctgtccacacattcaatcaaacagactccaacctctccacaatggccaagaccagagagctgtgtaaggacatcagggataaaattgtagacctgcacaaggctgggatgggctacaggacaataggcaagcagcttggtgagaaggcaacaactgttggagcaattattagttaatggaagaagttcaagatgatggtcaatctccctcggtctggggctccatgcaagatctcacctcgtggggcatcaatgatcatgaggaaggtgagggatcagcccagaactacatggcaggacctggtcaatgacctgaagagagttgggaccacagtctcaaagaaaaccattagtaacacactacgccgtcatggattaaaatcctgtagcgcACGCAATCCTGcagtccccctgcttaagccagcgcatgtccaggcccgtctgaagtttgccaatgaccatctggatgatccagaggaggaatgggagaaggtcatgtggtctgatgagacaaaaatagagctttttggtctaaactcaactcgccgtgtttggaggaagaagaagggtgagtacaatcccaagaacaccatcccaaccatgaagcaggaaggtggaaacataattctttggtgatgcttttctgcaaaggggacaggacgactgcaccgtattgaggggaggatggatggcgccatgtatcgcaagatcttggccaataacctccttccctcagtaagagggttgaagatgggtcgtggctgggttttccaacatgacaaccacccaaaacacacagccagggcaactaaggagtggctccgtaagaagcatctcaaggtcctggagtggcctagcaagtctccagacctgaacccaataagaaaatctttggagggagctgagagtccgtattgcccagcgacagcaccgaaacctgaaggatctggagaaagtctgtatggaggagtgggccaaaatccctgctgcagtgtgtgcaaacctagtcaagaactacaggaaacatatgatctctgtaattgcaaacaaaggtttctgtaccaaatattaagttctgcttttctgatgtatcaaatacttatgtcatgcaataaaatgcaaattaattacttaaaaatcataaaatgtgactcacagttgaagagtacctatgataaaaattacagacttctacatgctttgtaagtgggaaaacctgccaaatcagcagtgtatcaaatacttgtttacCCCACTGTAACTCCCATGAGATGGCTGTCCATACCATTACAGTTCCCACACCATGTTTAACAATTGGCAGCACATATTGTGGGTTCAAGATCCTTTGGACCCTTTGGTTTTCTCCAAACGTAAACCTATCTGGATGTAGGAAATAGGTGGACCATATTACTTTTTTCCATTGCTCGGGGATCCTGTCTTTGTTCCATGGCCATGGCAAACGGCAGCTCTGCCATAAATCCAAGCTTTGTGAAGCTCATGACATTCCGTTTATTTCAGAGACCGGGTCTCAGAGATGCTAATTCAATTCTGTGGCAGTGTTTGAAGCTGTGCTTTTGGGACAACTAGCAACTATTCTGTTAAGATTCTTTCTATCCCTGTCGGTCAGCTTTGACTTGCGACCACTGTTCCTTTCTGCCGATGCAATTTGTCGATGTTCGGCATATGCTGTCATAACTTTTGAGACTGTTCACCTTGACACATTTAGTCAGCCCCCTACAATTCGGGGGCTGACTACATGGCCTCTTTGGACCTCTGTTAGTAGCCTgtgttgctttgaaaactcaaatatttAAGTGATTTCATAGCTGCCTCGTATGTACCTCCTTATCGGCCCGGCTGCTCTATTaactgaaaacaacaaaacaagcaCTAATGATTTGTGACGATGCCCAATAAACATTAGGTTTACATAGTAATAAATCTTTTACTATTGACCATACCTCGATCTGATGTATGTtaccatgtttttttaaattttatatCACAAGCTACTGTGTGTAATACAACTATAATTGATCTAACTTATAGATCATTCATTAAATATACCCACCGATCTGGTAAGCCAAACACATTTTAGATGTAACTTTCAAGGAGTTTATTATACCCACGCATAATTGGTGACATCATCTGCTACATGTGCAAATTCCTCACTTCTCAAAACCTGGCTAAGCTTTGTGGTGGAACTTTCACTCTTTTCTAATATTTAGGATATTCAAATAGCAAAGGAACAATACATGTGTAtcagtggcggctgctggtctttcaatgaggggaagctcattttcgacctacattataaccctctggtggtcttcatttgtagtgacactcggggtctttggggtcttttggaccccagacaataacatttaattttgtaacagaaaaATTCTGTAtatttacacaatagtacatatttgaccattatGTTTTTggacattataggggaagccgagcttcccttgcagtcttaaagaaatccccactgatGTGTATGTATTACAATTGTTTGACACTTGTTTGATTTGAGGTTAGAAGGGCTCCTTGAGAGTATTCTAATTACATTCTAGAAGGTTCAAAACCTTTCCTTATCATCCTGCCAGATTTCAACATGGATCTGGTGCTGAATGTAGCCGACCGCTATTTCTTCACTCCCTACGTGTACCCGTCGTCATGGCCCGAAGGCAGACCCCTTCGCCAGATCATCAGCTTGTTGGCAGTCACCAACCTGGGAATCGTGGTCCTTTACCTGTGCCTGGGCTGGCTGAGCTACCAGTTTATCTTTGACCGCAACCTCATGAAACATCCACTGTTTCTAAAGGTATGACCTTTATACAAAAGCACTTGTTTCACAACACGAGGAATTGGGCAAGTGAGCTCAGAATGATGGTGGGATCAGGCTACAATTGTAATATGTATTTATGAATGATGAATTGACATTTATGAATCTACCCATTTTTATTGACAGGCTGTTAGGTTACTACTTTAATATGTTTGGCATTTGCTTCTTTTTGGAATGTGCttctgctgctagtgtacagtgttatgtatattgttgctttattttattataatttttttgtctggcaaaatgttttcttcttaactctcactacgtcgTTGTCGGGTGCCAGGTCACAAGAATGTAATTGTGCAGgctgacgctgtgttgttcatTGCATTTGACGATTAAACCTTGAAACTTTGGTTGCTAGTGTTTCTGCACTTTGTTTTCTCATTGAAAATGTGCGACTAATCTAAGGTGGTTGTGGCTCCTCAGAACCAGGTGTGGCGGGAGATCAAACTGTCCATGACTTCACTACCCATAATCAGTATCCCCACTGTGGCAATATTTTTCCTTGAGGTCAGAGGTTACAGCCAGCTCTACGACAACATCGAAGAATCTCTCACGGGTAAAATGACAATGATGCGTtcatggacacagacagacattgctttcattttattttagttgacAATAATccagcaacaacctggggatGGTTATaggggggaggagaagagatgaATAAGCCAGTTGGAAGCTTGGGGTGAGTAGGTGGCCATGATGGTATGAAGACCACATTTAAAGTGCAGCCAGGAGACTGAGGTTAAATGCCCCAAAAATTACAATGACTGCAAAGGGATAATTAGTAACCATAGAGATGTAGGACACCTGTTTACTATCCCATCTGAAAAATGGAACGCTACTCATGGTAATGGATTCAATGTATTTTGACCTGAGAGAATGCCTCTTACTGGCCTTCAAACACCACTCCCAGCAGCATCTAAGAACCAACCAGGACCAATCCTACTTCAGAGGAAAGCCAGCAGCAACATGCAGGATCAAAGTTTCCTTCTGGGCTTGTAATCCCAAGTTGGAAAATGAAGGTTATCTAGGATAAGGAAACAGTGTTGCAAACACTGTCAGGACTCAACATAACTTAACATCCACATGGTGGCACTTTAACATGTACATTATCTTGATCAATTTGTGAATTTCACATACAGGGCACATTTACACCCCTTCACTTTCATTGACTTAATCTGTTATTGGTTACAGTTATTTTAGTGTGCTTTGAGTCAAATAGTATCCCAACCTGAGGTCCTGTGCAccctggatcaggttttcttcaaggacctctgtattttgctccattcatcaaCCCCTCAATCCTGACAAGTCTTCCTGTCCATACCATTGAGAAGCATCCCAATAACATGATGCTCCATCCTGCTTCACGGAAGGGATGGTATTACCCAGGTAATGAGCAGAACCTTGTGCCATCAAGTTCTTGCTCATCTCCCTAACCAAGACCCTTCTTGTCCAGTTGCTTGGTTTGCCTGGACACCCAGTTCTAGAAAGAGTCTTGGTGTTgacaaacttcttccatttcacaatgttgAAGCCCACAGTGCTCCTGAGAACATCCAATGctttagcaaaacattttcatatccttccccagatctatgccatAACACAATTCTATCTCGGAGGTCTCTGGGGAGATCATTGGacatcatggcttggtttttactCTGAAATACATTATGAGATGTGGGACTGTATGTAGacgtgtgtgcctttctaaatgaTGTCcagtcaagttctagagacatcaaggatgatcaaaggacataGGTTGCATCTGAGTCACCTGGCCTGTGGATGCCAAATGGACAGACACCACTGGCCCAATAAAATTTCAATTATGCGTCTTGTTGTAGAGATCTGTCATTTACCAAATTATGTTGATTAGCCCAATGGGGGACACTGCCGTTTTTGAGGGGGAAACCATGATTATTGTTGCCTGTTTATATTGTAAGGCAACTTTGTCAAGTGGTGTTGTAATTTTTAAACTAATtaagtttaaatttttttaggCTGGTCGTTCATGCTTTTCAGCatgatttcatttgttttatttacggACGGCTGTATTTATTGGATTCATCGGATTCATTCTTCATCACAGATTAATTTATAAGGTGAGTACTGCAGTCTTCTTACCTATGGAGAAGTGTGGTACTAGGTAGACCATTTTACATTTATCTGGATCTAGAGTGTTGCTGTGAATGTGACATTTAACCAGCACAGTAATACAAATCAGTACAATATATCTGGCTCTATTAAGTGTCCTATTTTCTTTCCTGAGATTCAGGCAGTTGACATTGTCCTAAAGATGATTAACAAATGTGCAATTTTTTACTCAATGTTTTGGCATGCATGTCGTTTCTAAGTAGGCCAACTCATGTAATGTGTATGGGTAGTAGAAAGGCAGCGCTATGTCTTCATTGCATTATTGTCTGTTGGTCCGATCCTCAATCACTTTAATCTAACATGGACACAGATGGTATGTTATCTTTACCTCAGCAAATGAGATTGAAAAACTGTTCCTCTTGGAATCTAAGCTGACCTCTGTTATGCTCCCTTTCCCCAGCACTTCCACAAGCTACACCATGTGTTTAAGATCCCTACACCATTTGCCAGCCATGCCTTTCACCCACTGGATGGCTTCATGAGTAGCCTGCCCTACCACATCTACCCCTTCCTCTTCCCACTGGACAAGGTGCTCTACTTGGCCCTGTACATCTTTGTCAACATCTGGACCTTGTCCATCCACGATGGCAACTACTGTGTGCCCGGCCCCCTTCAGGCAGTGGTCAATGGGGCGGCCCACCACACAGACCACCACCTGTTCTTCACTGTAAACTACGGCCAGTACTTCACTCTATGGGACCGCATCAGTGGGTCTTATCGCACTCCCTCAGTACTTGAAGGGAAGGGCCCTGGACTAATAGCTGAGGGAAAGATGAATGGGCATCCTACTGGAAATGGTACAAAGAGCAAGGAGGAGTAGTTGGTAGCAGAGGACAGTTGTAATATTTCAGAGAACCTTCCAGGCCATTAAAGACACATTCAAAAGCCAATGGGCTCTCATCTTTTTTACCGCCACTTTCTACCAGACGCAGTCCTTCTGTCAACTCAAAGTAATCAGTTAGCTAACGTCAGGTTTTTGCAAAAATTCTGCCTGTGTCTACTGACTGACAGAAAGCTAAATACCATGATatgtaagcaagctagctaaaaCATAAGAGTTACTAGACTACACATGTTGTCCTTTCTTTTATCCTCTATATTCAATCTAGATTGGCTCAATTTAAATCTGGTGTCACATCAGTCTTGCTGTCATGTCCACCAAGACAACGAGGACACAGAATGTCTTTGATTTATAAGTCTGGATTAGTATGGTTAAAAAGACTGTCaatatgtcattgtttttacaaCAAATGTACTGGTATGGTATTTATTGTTCCTTTGCTATTTGAGATAATGGAAGTTCTGACTGGGAAGTTTCATGTGAAAAACATATCTAATTTTCAACCAAAAGATGACAAATAATGCTGTATGGTTGCTTCAGGTTTGGTCCAGAAACAATAAAACCATGAACACAAACTGG
This genomic interval carries:
- the LOC105023255 gene encoding LOW QUALITY PROTEIN: lathosterol oxidase (The sequence of the model RefSeq protein was modified relative to this genomic sequence to represent the inferred CDS: deleted 1 base in 1 codon), producing MDLVLNVADRYFFTPYVYPSSWPEGRPLRQIISLLAVTNLGIVVLYLCLGWLSYQFIFDRNLMKHPLFLKNQVWREIKLSMTSLPIISIPTVAIFFLEVRGYSQLYDNIEESLTGWSFMLFSMISFVLFTDGCIYWIHRFILHHRLIYKHFHKLHHVFKIPTPFASHAFHPLDGFMSSLPYHIYPFLFPLDKVLYLALYIFVNIWTLSIHDGNYCVPGPLQAVVNGAAHHTDHHLFFTVNYGQYFTLWDRISGSYRTPSVLEGKGPGLIAEGKMNGHPTGNGTKSKEE